From a region of the Dermatophagoides farinae isolate YC_2012a chromosome 3, ASM2471394v1, whole genome shotgun sequence genome:
- the LOC124495301 gene encoding uncharacterized protein LOC124495301, with amino-acid sequence MIILFSLFLLLFIIVIIIIIIAIIFSTSFHNYNDCQKIEEPINCNNNDNNNIDNDETMSSKITKNHYQKQKEEMMMPTSLTIGDHHHHQQQQLMNQFDPNNHDDDGIHRPHHKRFSNNLSNDENNDHFTQNVLANKLDQFDDKNNNHKTNKRNAIYFAQRSINCGPDKFTQADLSSSELKMFTISLSSSHDDDTDNEKGEKKADDSQENLISREKFANDNVIDNEDAEKTMMMINLNEAHGDGNIYECNEEKFKITNLNSKNLSSLVELEKITIQPEAGTENHRRIHYGDCINQNKNSTKFVIDTTNNNNRNNDDDDDKDKKAIIDENDNNDSMLKILELKSTIKSLPNQIIMLNSNSNNSIEMNDNKKANRDNFNLASIRQSIDKSCLSDDELNEDEIKQIKSNIGYGNDVQKLNKEIVRLRNINAKLQQTNGSLQEQIFDILKEESILNLIANEQQQSTKSSLSKPSFNNVDNFISNQMIFSMKSSSADCVVDKTNNHCTNRSNSLGRQTNASIIGRLFTGVEPINIAKIRRRLFSFHQRDAFRSDLMQSLPTKLNESRNMIPNQDSRIAKILHFNNINNQEKRLMISRNFSHQNWHHHDMCKNQDKLKTNNSHMNLQSTPTNNSEKLRPHKHGCTMIPFQRQMSFDVDDEDKDQDKIKKCFHHQNSHFKHSMKTSINESLIHNMPNTQVYHHCYSLCQHQHHHHKQQQQKRNNPFDDSHYVDYNSNCINCFNDDKTVDDSYSFNKSFNNDKKNSLKRENNCNHCRDRHSLCDKNIRNDVIARNINDDDVDNNRKPNDEKSDVIKVKHSILDRYCDVDEHFIFCHRKITIGENDCIVRIQTRPQRQPPSKQTLKLIMIGDSTVGKTSLINRIRTGTFKSDPFPTIGIDFQTVQVKVDNEFYDLQLWDTAGQERYHSITRNYYRRVDAICMVFDITKEQTFLNVRNWLTSIEDTVFEPIPLLLIGNKCDLRYINNKDDKLSFISRQSGIRLANEIGPNCIFIETSCKTGFDVDNTIIIAIKMIIAKQNQKNNCKVNGGINVTPKSNYTKKCC; translated from the exons atgatcattttattttcattatttctacttctattcatcatcgttattattattattattattgccataATATTCTCAACATCATTCCATAATTATAACGATtgtcaaaaaattgaagaaccAATAaattgcaataataatgataataataatattgataatgatgaaactatgtcatcaaaaataaccaaaaatcattatcaaaaacaaaaagaagaaatgatgatgccaaCATCTTTGACGATAggcgaccaccaccaccatcaacaacaacaactaatgaatcaattcgatccaaataatcatgatgatgatggaatacATCGACCTCATCATAAACGATTTTCAAACAActtatcaaatgatgaaaataacgATCATTTTACTCAAAACGTTTTAGCCAATAAACTagatcaatttgatgataaaaataataatcataaaacaaacaaacggaaTGCAATTTATTTTGCCCAAAG aTCAATTAATTGTGGACCAGATAAATTTACACAAGcagatttatcatcatcagaattgaaaatgttcaccatttcattatcatcatcacatgatgatgatactgatAATGAGaagggagaaaaaaaagctgatGATTCACAAGAAAATCTAATTAGCCGAGAAAAATTTGCCAATGACAATGTAATAGATAATGAAGATGCAGAAAAG acaatgatgatgatcaatcttAATGAAGCTCATGGTGATGGTAATATTTATGAAtgcaatgaagaaaaattcaaaatcacgaatttaaattcaaaaaacttATCGTCATTAGTCGAGTTAGAAAAAATAACTATACAACCTGAGGCTGGAACAGAGAATCATCGACGCATACATTATGGTGATTGtataaatcaaaacaaaaattcaactaAATTCGTCATTGATacaacgaataataataatagaaataatgatgatgatgatgataaagacaaaaaagcaataattgatgaaaatgacaataatgattctATGTTGAAGATTCttgaattaaaatcaacTATAAAATCATTgccaaatcaaataataatgttgaattcaaattcaaacaattcaatagagatgaatgataataagaaAGCAAATAGAGATAACTTTAATCTTGCTAGCATACGACAAAGTATCGACAAATCTTGTTtgtctgatgatgaattgaatgaagatgaaattaaacaaataaaatctaATATTGGATATGGAAACGAtgtacaaaaattgaataaagagATTGTGCGTTTGAG AAATATCAATGCTAAACTTCAACAGACAAATGGTTCATTACAGGAACAGATATTTGATATATTGAAAGAGGAATCCATATTAAATTTGATTGCtaacgaacaacaacaatctactaaatcatcattatcgaagccatcatttaataatgttgacaattttatttcgaatcaaatgatattttcgatgaaatcatcatcagctgattgtgttgttgataaaaCTAATAATCATTGTACCAATAGATCCAATAGTTTAGGGCGACAAACGAATGCATCGATCATTGGTAGACTATTTACTGGCGTTGAACCAATCAATATTGCAAAAATTCGTCGCCGATTATTTAGTTTCCATCAACGAGATGCATTTCGTTCGGATTTAATGCAATCATTGCCAACTAAACTTAATGAATCCAGAAATATGATTCCAAATCAAGATTCGAGGATTGCcaaaattttacatttcaacaacatcaataatcaagaaaaacGACTTATGATTTCTCGAAATTTTAGTCATCAAAATtggcatcatcatgatatgtGTAAAAATCAGGATAAATTGAAGACAAACAATTCCCATATGAATCTGCAATCTACACCAACAAATAACAGCGAAAAACTTAGACCACATAAGCACGGTTGCACAATGATTCCGTTCCAAAGACAAATGTcattcgatgttgatgatgaagacaaAGATCaggataaaattaaaaaatgcttccatcatcaaaattctcATTTCAAACATTCCATGAAGACATCGATAAACGAATCATTAATTCATAATATGCCGAATACTcaagtttatcatcattgttattcattatgtcaacatcaacatcatcatcataaacaacaacaacaaaaacgtaataatccatttgatgataGCCATTACGTTGATTATAATAGCAATTGtatcaattgtttcaatgacGATAAAACTGTTGATGATAGCTATAGtttcaataaatcatttaataatgaCAAGAAAAATAGCCTTAAGCGTGAAAATAATTGTAATCATTGTCGTGATCGTCATTCACTTTGTGATAAAAATATTCGGAATGATGTCATTGCTCgtaatattaatgatgatgatgtggataaCAATAGAAAgccaaatgatgaaaaaagtgATG TGATAAAAGTGAAACATTCGATTCTTGATCGTTATTGTGATGTCGATGagcattttattttttgtcataGAAAAATTACGATCGGTGAAAATGACTGCATTG TTCGTATTCAAACAAGGCCCCAAAGGCAACCgccatcaaaacaaacacttaaattaataatgattggtGATTCGACTGTGGGTAAAACATCGCTTATAAATCGAATTCGTACCGGGACATTCAAATCTGATCCATTTCCGACTATTGGTATTGATTTTCAg ACCGTACAAGTTAAAGTggataatgaattttatgaTCTTCAGCTATGGGATACTGCTGGTCAAGAACGTTATCATTCAATTACCAGAAATTATTACCGTCGTGTTGATGCTATTTGTATGGTATTTGACATTACAAAAGAGCAAACATTCCTTAACGTACGAAACTGGCTTACATCAATCGAAGATACTGTTTTCGAACCGATTCCATTGCTTTTGATTGGAAACAAATGTGATCTTCGTTACATTAACAATAAAGATGATAAATTAAGTTTCATATCTCGACAATCAGGTATACGTTTGGCTAATGAAATTGGACCGAATTGTATATTTATAGAGACTAGTTGCAAAACTGGTTTCGATGTCGATAATACAATAATTAttgcaatcaaaatgattattgcgaaacaaaatcaaaagaataaTTGTAAAGTTAATGGTGGCATAAATGTAACACCGAAATCAAATTATAccaaaaaatgttgttga